A part of Paenibacillus sp. IHBB 10380 genomic DNA contains:
- the nrdR gene encoding transcriptional regulator NrdR, whose amino-acid sequence MKCPFCDYAGTKVLDSRPANENKSIRRRRECEQCSRRFTTFEKVEETPLIVIKKNGNREEFSRDKILRGLIRACEKRPVSAEQLDMIVSEVEKALRNTAVAEVDSQQIGKLVMQELHPVDEVAYVRFASVYRQFKDINMFMKELKGLLSKSTLEE is encoded by the coding sequence ATGAAATGCCCATTTTGTGACTATGCGGGTACCAAAGTACTTGACTCACGTCCTGCGAATGAGAACAAATCAATTCGTCGCAGACGAGAATGTGAACAATGTAGCCGTAGATTCACTACGTTCGAGAAAGTGGAAGAAACACCACTGATCGTTATTAAGAAGAATGGTAACCGAGAGGAATTTAGTCGTGACAAAATACTGCGCGGTTTAATCCGTGCATGCGAGAAGCGCCCAGTCTCTGCTGAGCAGCTTGATATGATTGTGTCTGAAGTAGAGAAAGCGCTTCGCAATACCGCTGTAGCCGAAGTAGATAGCCAGCAAATAGGTAAGCTAGTGATGCAAGAACTGCATCCTGTTGATGAGGTGGCTTACGTACGTTTCGCCTCCGTATACAGACAGTTCAAGGACATTAATATGTTCATGAAGGAACTGAAAGGCCTTCTGTCCAAAAGCACATTGGAGGAATAA
- a CDS encoding alpha/beta-type small acid-soluble spore protein has translation MSTNNSNNLVVTKATAALEQLKYEIAQELGISIPQDGYQGNMTSYENGSIGGYITKRLVTIGEQQLAGQFK, from the coding sequence ATGAGCACAAACAACTCCAACAACTTAGTTGTAACAAAAGCTACAGCCGCACTAGAACAATTGAAGTACGAAATCGCTCAAGAACTAGGAATAAGCATTCCTCAAGACGGATATCAAGGTAATATGACTTCTTACGAGAATGGTTCCATCGGAGGTTATATCACTAAACGCTTGGTAACCATTGGTGAACAACAACTAGCTGGTCAATTTAAATAA
- a CDS encoding lytic transglycosylase domain-containing protein codes for MKMLRKKRVLLLLFLSFVVLLFFNTNWMSWFYPIHYKEEINEQAEIYEVDPFLIAAIIRAESNFKPGKVSKKGALGIMQLMPDTATWAMEMVKLPEVSLDRIKYEVKPNIQLGTWYIAFLTKQFDGNRTLAIAAYNAGQGNVRSWMDKGLWDGQQETVKEIPIGETRHYVQRVLYYYEQYTDIYDEF; via the coding sequence ATGAAGATGTTACGTAAAAAAAGAGTGTTGTTACTTCTATTTTTGTCTTTTGTGGTCCTACTTTTTTTTAATACCAATTGGATGTCCTGGTTCTATCCGATTCATTATAAAGAAGAGATTAATGAACAAGCTGAAATATATGAAGTCGATCCCTTCTTAATTGCAGCTATCATCCGAGCAGAGTCTAACTTTAAGCCAGGTAAAGTGTCGAAGAAGGGCGCGCTTGGAATTATGCAGCTTATGCCAGATACGGCGACGTGGGCAATGGAGATGGTCAAGCTTCCTGAAGTTTCTTTGGATCGTATCAAGTATGAAGTAAAACCTAATATTCAGCTTGGTACTTGGTACATTGCATTCTTAACTAAGCAATTTGACGGTAATAGAACATTAGCCATTGCAGCTTATAATGCAGGTCAAGGAAATGTACGAAGTTGGATGGACAAGGGTCTGTGGGATGGACAACAAGAAACGGTTAAAGAAATTCCTATTGGTGAGACTAGGCATTATGTGCAGCGTGTATTATATTATTATGAGCAATATACAGATATCTACGACGAATTCTAG
- the coaE gene encoding dephospho-CoA kinase (Dephospho-CoA kinase (CoaE) performs the final step in coenzyme A biosynthesis.), whose product MHIGLTGGIATGKSTVSSLLVKKGAMLVDADAIAREVMLPGHPVLVAVAEHFGQALIQSDGTLDRKKLGSIVFNDPEALKALNAISHPAIRQEIRTSMETLEEKYPDRLVVVDIPLLYESALESMFHEVLVVYTSRVLQKERLMERDQLDSGQAELRLQAQMDIEDKRSRADWVIDNSHSLTDTARQVDEFWIQKGLL is encoded by the coding sequence ATGCATATCGGGTTAACGGGAGGTATAGCCACAGGTAAGAGTACCGTGTCCTCCCTTCTGGTCAAGAAAGGAGCTATGCTTGTCGATGCGGATGCGATTGCTCGGGAAGTTATGCTCCCGGGCCATCCCGTATTGGTGGCGGTAGCTGAACACTTTGGACAAGCTCTAATACAAAGTGATGGTACGCTTGATCGGAAGAAGCTTGGTAGTATCGTATTTAATGATCCAGAAGCGCTCAAGGCTCTAAATGCCATAAGTCATCCAGCGATTCGTCAAGAAATAAGAACAAGTATGGAGACATTAGAAGAGAAGTATCCTGATCGGCTTGTTGTTGTAGATATTCCGCTGCTGTATGAGTCAGCACTTGAGTCCATGTTTCATGAAGTCTTGGTTGTCTATACGTCACGAGTACTTCAGAAGGAGCGCCTTATGGAGCGAGATCAATTGGACTCGGGACAAGCTGAATTACGTCTTCAGGCTCAAATGGATATTGAAGATAAGAGAAGTAGGGCGGATTGGGTCATTGATAATAGCCACAGTTTAACGGATACAGCGCGACAAGTGGATGAATTCTGGATTCAAAAGGGTCTCTTATGA